One genomic region from Nitrosopumilus sp. encodes:
- a CDS encoding iron-containing alcohol dehydrogenase codes for MFTIKQPPKIIFGKNSVRNFSFPLDSLVITSKGAKSRGWLEYLALNDFLLFEDVEPNPSIETTEKIISKFRNDSFSTIIGVGGGSTLDVAKFVAAKLNKSKILIPTTFGSGSEVTRISVLKVNGKKQSFHDDKLFADISIVDSNFITNTPLNIIKNSAIDACAQCTEAYDSKIANQYTKFLCEHAFNCLESAILSENFELLPYGSLITGLGFGNSSTTLGHALSYVYSNEGYSHGHALSYTTSVAHKFNNSKFYDRFKTIVKKLNFEPIHLDENYDIASELILKDKKHLDNNPKFISKDKIIELLHLLNSKQFYDTF; via the coding sequence ATGTTTACTATTAAACAGCCTCCAAAGATTATTTTTGGCAAAAACTCTGTAAGAAATTTCTCTTTTCCTTTAGATAGTTTGGTTATTACCAGTAAAGGTGCTAAATCCCGAGGATGGCTAGAATATTTAGCATTAAATGATTTTTTACTTTTTGAAGATGTTGAACCTAATCCATCAATTGAGACCACTGAAAAAATTATTTCAAAATTTAGAAATGACTCTTTTTCTACAATAATTGGTGTTGGTGGAGGAAGCACTTTAGATGTAGCAAAATTTGTTGCCGCAAAATTAAACAAATCTAAAATTTTAATTCCAACAACATTTGGAAGTGGTAGTGAAGTTACTAGAATTTCAGTTTTAAAGGTAAATGGAAAAAAACAAAGCTTTCATGATGATAAACTATTTGCTGATATTTCAATCGTTGATAGTAATTTCATTACCAATACACCTTTGAATATTATAAAAAATTCAGCAATTGATGCTTGTGCACAATGTACAGAAGCTTATGATAGTAAAATTGCAAATCAATACACAAAATTTCTTTGTGAACATGCTTTCAATTGTTTAGAAAGTGCAATTCTTTCTGAAAATTTTGAACTTTTACCATATGGTTCTCTAATTACGGGGTTAGGCTTTGGAAATAGTTCTACTACATTAGGACATGCATTATCATATGTTTATTCTAATGAAGGGTATTCTCATGGGCATGCTTTATCTTATACAACTTCAGTTGCCCACAAATTCAACAATTCAAAATTTTATGATCGCTTTAAAACTATTGTAAAAAAATTAAATTTTGAACCTATACATCTTGATGAAAATTATGATATTGCATCAGAATTAATTTTAAAGGATAAAAAACATTTAGATAATAATCCTAAATTTATTTCAAAAGATAAGATAATTGAGTTATTACATCTACTAAATTCAAAACAATTCTATGACACTTTTTAA
- a CDS encoding NAD(P)-dependent oxidoreductase, whose translation MKILVTGASGQIGRILSKKIINEKIPYLGLDIRKDDSIDGKIIHSEITNNEDLKKHESELVEIDTLIHLASLITNDRDVIKNGPDSVELNIKGTMNLLKFLPNLKTIIFSSTYMVYGTPNENPVSELHITDPNVVYGASKLATEKYLQIFCKENNISLVILRMMGVYNVAKPHGQAIPTFVKMIANDQRPTVMGTGKIRRNHLYIDDAIESIMKSVKNPQTGIYNIGGKDSPSNLELIEIINNKMGKKIEPIFKETTVKPYDFITDISKAKSQLGFEPKIEIEEGIEKTIKNYLENKW comes from the coding sequence ATGAAAATTCTTGTAACAGGTGCATCAGGTCAAATTGGAAGAATCCTTAGTAAAAAAATTATCAATGAAAAAATTCCATATCTTGGATTAGATATCAGAAAAGATGATTCAATAGATGGAAAAATTATTCATTCTGAAATTACAAATAATGAAGATCTTAAAAAACATGAATCTGAATTAGTAGAGATAGATACTTTGATTCATTTAGCAAGTTTAATCACTAATGACAGAGATGTAATTAAAAATGGACCAGATAGTGTTGAACTAAATATCAAAGGGACAATGAATTTGTTAAAATTTTTACCAAATTTAAAAACAATAATTTTTTCTAGTACATATATGGTTTATGGAACACCAAATGAGAATCCAGTAAGTGAACTTCATATTACAGATCCAAATGTTGTTTATGGAGCTAGTAAGCTTGCAACAGAAAAATACTTGCAGATATTTTGTAAGGAAAATAATATTTCTTTGGTAATTTTAAGGATGATGGGAGTATATAATGTGGCAAAACCACATGGGCAAGCAATTCCAACTTTTGTAAAAATGATTGCAAATGATCAAAGACCAACAGTTATGGGAACTGGGAAAATTAGAAGAAATCACCTATACATAGATGACGCAATAGAATCAATAATGAAATCAGTCAAAAATCCTCAAACGGGAATTTATAATATCGGAGGTAAAGATTCACCATCTAATTTAGAATTAATTGAGATAATAAATAATAAAATGGGAAAGAAAATTGAGCCTATTTTCAAAGAAACTACTGTAAAACCTTATGATTTTATTACTGATATTTCAAAAGCGAAATCTCAATTAGGCTTTGAACCTAAAATAGAAATTGAAGAAGGAATTGAAAAAACAATAAAAAATTATTTAGAAAATAAATGGTAG
- a CDS encoding WbqC family protein gives MNRFLKVSIHQPNYLPWMGLIRKILNSDIFIIFDDVQLVRGKSYVIRTKIKTSGGPKWISVPVENKNDLLKINQIKINHKVSWQDEHWNKIFENYHKTKYFDKYSKNFKKIFFQKQDSLVELNFAFIKEILDVLNIQKNIKFSSELGVEGTGTDKIINLIKAVNGDEYISGTGKGSSRYIIDNEIRFEDNNIKLIFQKFNHPIYNQTSSDFVPNLSIIDAIFNIGPEDTLKIMNKKL, from the coding sequence GTGAATAGATTTTTGAAGGTTTCAATTCATCAACCGAATTATCTTCCTTGGATGGGATTAATTCGTAAAATTTTGAATTCAGATATTTTTATTATTTTTGATGATGTTCAACTTGTAAGAGGAAAAAGCTATGTGATTAGAACAAAAATCAAAACTTCAGGAGGACCAAAATGGATTTCAGTTCCAGTAGAAAATAAAAATGATTTGCTGAAAATTAATCAAATCAAAATTAATCACAAGGTTTCTTGGCAAGATGAACATTGGAATAAAATTTTTGAAAATTATCATAAAACAAAATATTTTGATAAATATTCAAAAAATTTTAAGAAAATATTTTTTCAAAAACAAGATAGTCTGGTAGAATTGAATTTTGCATTTATAAAAGAAATTTTAGATGTTTTGAATATTCAAAAAAACATCAAATTTTCATCAGAATTAGGAGTTGAAGGAACAGGCACGGACAAGATAATTAATCTAATTAAAGCCGTAAATGGAGATGAATATATCTCAGGCACAGGAAAAGGTTCATCTAGATACATTATTGATAATGAAATTAGATTTGAAGATAACAATATCAAGTTAATTTTTCAAAAATTCAATCATCCAATTTATAATCAAACTTCGTCTGACTTTGTTCCTAATTTGTCAATAATTGATGCTATTTTCAATATAGGTCCAGAAGATACGTTAAAAATCATGAACAAAAAACTGTAG
- a CDS encoding PIG-L family deacetylase: protein MVLNILGKGPVLFVGCHPDDVEYGCGGVISKLGKSVPIHVITLSKNQENPDNKNVLKESKDSLNSLGIKKENIVFGDFVTREFSYSRQEICDFLWKIGKKINPSCIFIPPYDLHQDHQVGHDECLRVFRTKTILEYDIPRSEKFPKPVIFVQLNQKNLNDKLKALSKYKTYQKKNYFQKEVIVAACKSNGVKVEIPLCEVFSPISIIWK from the coding sequence TTGGTTTTAAATATTCTAGGCAAAGGTCCGGTGCTTTTTGTAGGATGTCATCCTGATGATGTAGAATATGGTTGTGGAGGAGTAATTAGTAAACTTGGAAAATCTGTTCCTATTCATGTAATTACTCTTTCAAAAAATCAGGAAAATCCTGATAACAAAAATGTGCTAAAAGAGAGCAAAGATAGTTTGAATTCATTAGGCATTAAAAAAGAAAATATTGTATTTGGCGATTTTGTTACAAGAGAATTTTCTTATTCAAGACAAGAAATTTGTGATTTTTTATGGAAAATAGGAAAAAAAATTAATCCATCATGTATATTCATTCCACCATATGATCTTCATCAAGATCATCAAGTAGGACATGATGAATGTCTTAGAGTTTTTAGAACAAAAACAATATTGGAATATGACATTCCAAGAAGTGAAAAATTTCCAAAACCAGTAATTTTTGTTCAATTAAATCAGAAAAATTTGAATGATAAACTCAAAGCTTTATCTAAATACAAAACATATCAGAAAAAAAATTATTTTCAAAAAGAAGTCATAGTTGCAGCATGTAAGTCAAATGGTGTCAAAGTAGAAATTCCCTTATGTGAAGTTTTTAGTCCTATATCCATTATTTGGAAATAA
- a CDS encoding glycosyltransferase family 2 protein — protein sequence MKLVILMLAYNEEERIEKTILRIPRKIPNIDQVEILVVNDGSTDNTVDMAMNAGADKIISHKTNLGVGAGFMTGIRNSISLGADIVVTVDADGEANIDQIPDLINPIINNQFDVVVGTRFWKGNPSTYKKLNYFGNQIFTKLVSFVAGHKFTDTQTGFRAYSKDAIENITVVNNFTYTQEVLLDLHFKKFRIGETPISFKHREDSRLVHSITRYTLRSLSIISSTLVYHRPIMAFGLFGALLSSIGIISKLISSIPNFIEINSTLSSGLILLGAVSFMIGLFAHIVFKRQAFSEKDLLERIKRLEKFKE from the coding sequence TTGAAATTAGTCATTTTGATGTTAGCGTATAATGAAGAAGAAAGAATAGAAAAGACTATTCTAAGAATTCCTAGAAAAATACCAAATATTGATCAAGTTGAAATCTTGGTAGTAAATGATGGCTCTACTGATAATACTGTAGATATGGCAATGAATGCTGGTGCAGATAAAATTATTTCACATAAAACTAATCTTGGTGTTGGAGCTGGCTTTATGACTGGTATTAGAAATTCTATCTCTCTAGGAGCTGATATTGTTGTTACTGTAGATGCTGATGGTGAAGCCAATATTGATCAGATTCCAGATTTGATTAATCCAATAATTAATAATCAATTTGATGTAGTTGTTGGAACTAGATTCTGGAAAGGAAATCCATCTACATACAAAAAATTAAATTATTTTGGAAATCAAATTTTTACAAAATTAGTCTCATTTGTTGCTGGACACAAATTTACTGATACACAAACTGGATTTAGAGCATATTCTAAAGATGCAATTGAAAATATTACAGTTGTAAATAATTTTACTTATACTCAAGAAGTACTGTTAGATTTACATTTTAAAAAATTTAGAATTGGCGAAACCCCTATTTCTTTTAAACATAGAGAAGATTCTAGATTAGTACATAGTATTACACGTTATACACTAAGATCATTATCTATAATTTCTAGTACCCTTGTATACCATAGACCTATAATGGCATTTGGTTTGTTCGGTGCACTTTTGAGCAGTATTGGAATTATTAGTAAATTAATATCATCTATACCAAATTTTATTGAAATTAATTCAACATTATCGTCTGGTTTGATTTTGTTGGGTGCCGTTAGTTTTATGATTGGATTATTTGCTCATATTGTTTTTAAACGACAAGCATTTTCGGAAAAAGATCTATTAGAACGAATTAAACGATTAGAAAAATTTAAAGAATAA
- a CDS encoding GNAT family N-acetyltransferase encodes MDDVIIRELELDDLKNGFLESLDSLKPASTLSEKKALDIFQKIKNNPFQLVFVVIKNSRVVGSATLILEQKFIHNGKYVGHIEDVVINKNFQKSKIGSKLINTILKRAESEGCYKSVLDCLDDVAPFYEKLGFVRHLKGMRFNH; translated from the coding sequence ATGGATGATGTTATTATTAGAGAATTAGAATTAGATGATCTAAAAAATGGATTTTTAGAATCCTTGGACTCATTAAAACCTGCAAGCACTCTATCAGAAAAAAAAGCCTTAGATATTTTTCAAAAAATTAAAAATAATCCTTTTCAACTAGTTTTTGTTGTAATAAAAAATTCCCGAGTTGTAGGATCTGCTACATTAATTTTAGAACAAAAATTTATTCATAATGGAAAATATGTAGGTCATATTGAAGATGTTGTAATCAATAAAAATTTTCAAAAATCTAAAATTGGCTCAAAATTAATCAATACAATTCTAAAACGTGCTGAAAGTGAAGGATGCTATAAATCAGTTTTAGATTGTTTAGATGATGTTGCACCATTTTATGAAAAACTGGGTTTTGTTAGACATCTAAAAGGAATGAGATTCAATCATTAG
- a CDS encoding lysylphosphatidylglycerol synthase transmembrane domain-containing protein, whose protein sequence is MKIKNFFDKIILALAATIIFYFAIILYSDYSSIDEKNITFDFQYIPIIIILMIVHTLVSSFKFHRLLQQLNKPISFKKSIKIFLGGLSLALTPGGLGTAIKSVLLKKQFNYSISSTFPIILIERWTELIAITIIISVLMMWSNFLTSQIILIFGILFVAVFGILISKSKTFTSIKKIILKINFLKKLYSSIDESETSFKILMKKKNLFEIISISLSTKFIHLITVYLIFQSAGIGIEFFDSGQIYYTSLLIGNLSFLPAGVIVTESGMIAMLVNNGIDFSLASLAVIFMRFIGTWIPAIAGTITYKFGFSLK, encoded by the coding sequence ATGAAAATTAAAAATTTTTTTGACAAAATCATATTAGCATTAGCAGCAACAATAATCTTTTATTTTGCAATAATACTTTACTCTGACTATTCATCCATTGATGAAAAAAATATCACTTTTGATTTTCAATATATTCCAATAATTATTATTTTAATGATAGTCCACACATTAGTTTCAAGTTTTAAATTTCATAGATTATTACAACAATTAAACAAACCAATTTCTTTTAAAAAAAGTATAAAGATTTTTTTGGGAGGATTATCTTTAGCATTAACTCCTGGCGGGTTAGGAACGGCAATAAAATCTGTTTTGTTAAAAAAACAATTTAATTATTCAATTTCTTCAACATTCCCAATAATTTTAATTGAAAGATGGACTGAATTAATTGCAATTACCATAATCATTAGTGTTTTAATGATGTGGTCTAATTTTCTAACAAGCCAAATTATTTTAATTTTTGGAATATTATTTGTAGCAGTATTTGGAATTTTGATTTCAAAATCAAAAACTTTTACTTCAATCAAAAAAATTATTTTAAAAATAAATTTTTTAAAAAAATTATATTCATCCATTGATGAGTCTGAAACATCATTCAAAATATTAATGAAAAAAAAGAATTTATTTGAAATAATCTCAATAAGCCTTTCTACAAAATTCATTCATTTAATTACTGTTTATTTGATTTTTCAATCTGCAGGAATAGGAATTGAATTTTTTGATTCGGGTCAAATCTATTATACATCTTTGCTGATAGGAAATCTATCATTTTTACCTGCCGGAGTGATAGTTACTGAATCTGGTATGATTGCAATGTTAGTTAATAATGGAATTGATTTCTCATTAGCATCATTAGCTGTAATTTTTATGAGATTTATAGGAACTTGGATACCTGCAATTGCAGGAACTATAACATACAAATTTGGATTTAGTCTAAAATAA
- a CDS encoding TylF/MycF/NovP-related O-methyltransferase translates to MGIRRKIAIGLYVKAIERYSLMRKKYMKFLPNTPLAKKNSKPLFTLMTKYIATQFEPEIRKELSFYMKNHYELEDLQEGLGMGTWLEFVKKTEGIEGDILELGIYRGGTTTMTAHYLKTLNSKRKIFACDAFMGLPYEDKHSIWENAKGMYSETSESIVQKKLEKFDVADKVNLVKGLFEDTLYQQLSDKKFSLVLVDCDLYDATKLSMEFVYPRMEKGGIIMFDDYDRVNRDEATCGETTAADEFCKEKNLEINLFPEPHIKIN, encoded by the coding sequence ATGGGTATTAGAAGAAAGATTGCAATTGGATTGTATGTTAAAGCAATTGAACGATATTCTTTGATGAGAAAAAAATACATGAAATTTCTACCAAATACTCCATTAGCTAAAAAAAACTCTAAACCTTTGTTTACATTAATGACCAAATACATTGCAACTCAATTTGAACCTGAAATACGTAAAGAACTCTCATTTTATATGAAAAATCACTATGAGTTAGAAGATCTTCAAGAAGGATTGGGAATGGGAACTTGGTTAGAATTTGTGAAAAAAACTGAAGGTATTGAAGGTGATATTTTAGAATTGGGGATTTATCGTGGCGGTACTACCACAATGACTGCTCATTATTTGAAAACATTAAATTCAAAACGAAAAATTTTTGCATGTGATGCTTTTATGGGCCTTCCTTATGAAGATAAACATTCCATTTGGGAAAATGCAAAAGGAATGTATTCAGAAACAAGTGAAAGTATTGTACAAAAAAAATTAGAAAAGTTTGATGTTGCAGACAAAGTCAATTTAGTTAAAGGTCTTTTTGAAGACACATTATACCAACAATTATCTGATAAGAAATTTTCTTTAGTTTTAGTAGACTGTGATCTATATGATGCAACTAAACTAAGTATGGAATTTGTGTATCCTAGAATGGAAAAAGGTGGAATTATTATGTTTGATGATTATGATAGAGTAAATCGTGATGAAGCTACATGTGGTGAAACTACTGCAGCTGATGAATTTTGTAAAGAAAAAAATCTTGAGATTAATTTATTTCCAGAACCTCACATCAAAATAAACTAG
- a CDS encoding FkbM family methyltransferase gives MKITSKKFFQCFYLLLKTSTIPKTDWFSLFKTILLTILKHPNSVFKRQTEESKKHFLTDYLAKPIIVKSPEGIIFVARPKFEDLARFLFSEVIAKWEPFSLITGKNNVIIDLGANVGYYTLKLSKKNKDCKIIAIEPDPNTFKILSQNCELNNLKNIALHNVAISEENGTVKLFQSKTHSGTSSILSKSYSQNESVSIKSITLDNLLGNLYKKIDWLKIDVEGSELFVLKGASNTLKITNKIIIELHEEILNQNNQSSKQIIDILTKNNFKITTFTEYWNQNTSQNQELKSDYILAEKL, from the coding sequence ATGAAGATTACTTCAAAAAAATTTTTTCAGTGTTTTTACTTATTATTAAAAACATCAACAATTCCAAAAACAGATTGGTTTTCTCTTTTTAAGACAATTTTACTTACTATTTTAAAACATCCAAATTCAGTTTTTAAAAGACAAACTGAAGAATCTAAAAAACATTTTCTTACCGATTATCTTGCTAAACCCATTATTGTTAAATCTCCTGAAGGAATAATTTTTGTAGCAAGACCAAAATTTGAAGATCTTGCACGATTTTTGTTTTCAGAAGTAATTGCAAAATGGGAACCATTTTCATTAATTACTGGTAAAAATAATGTAATAATTGATTTGGGAGCTAATGTTGGATACTACACTCTAAAACTTTCTAAAAAAAATAAAGATTGTAAGATTATTGCTATTGAACCAGATCCTAACACCTTCAAAATTTTATCACAAAATTGCGAATTAAATAATTTAAAAAATATTGCCTTACATAATGTAGCTATATCAGAAGAAAATGGAACTGTTAAATTATTTCAATCTAAAACTCATTCTGGCACTTCATCAATTCTATCAAAATCATATTCACAAAATGAGTCTGTATCAATTAAATCCATAACTCTGGATAACCTACTGGGAAATTTATATAAAAAAATTGACTGGTTAAAAATTGATGTTGAAGGTTCAGAATTATTTGTACTAAAAGGTGCTTCTAACACTTTAAAAATTACAAATAAAATTATTATTGAACTACATGAAGAGATCCTGAATCAAAATAATCAAAGTTCTAAGCAAATTATTGATATATTGACAAAAAATAATTTCAAGATTACAACTTTTACTGAGTATTGGAATCAAAATACTTCACAAAATCAAGAATTAAAATCTGATTATATTTTAGCAGAAAAACTCTGA
- a CDS encoding SIS domain-containing protein, protein MISKENLDEVDSKGMYKIYDKWPEIAKEAYELDENSIEFENIDNIIFAGMGGSGAIGDIFYSILSKTDKHVSVVKGYHLPKTVDSNTLVVTTSVSGNTSETLTVLEAAKKIDTNVVAFSSDGIMEKYCKSNNISHKIIPQFHSPRASFTAYLYGMLKILKPILPINETDIQESIEKLFELREKISSSNLSKDNPSLDLAEWINGIPLIYYPWGLQASAIRFKNSLQENGKTHVIAEDVVEACHNGIVSWEKSSNVNPILLQGKDDYEKTKERWRILKEYFNSNGIEYKEIFSEEGSIITKVINLIYLLDYTSIYYAIIQKIDPSPIPSIDFIKKRSTLG, encoded by the coding sequence ATGATTTCTAAAGAAAATTTAGATGAAGTAGATTCTAAAGGAATGTATAAAATTTATGACAAGTGGCCAGAAATCGCTAAAGAGGCATATGAATTAGATGAAAATAGTATAGAATTTGAAAATATTGATAATATTATTTTTGCAGGAATGGGAGGTTCTGGTGCAATAGGAGATATTTTTTATTCAATATTATCAAAAACAGATAAACATGTCTCAGTTGTTAAGGGATATCATCTGCCTAAAACAGTTGATTCCAACACATTAGTAGTTACAACAAGTGTTTCAGGAAATACATCTGAAACTCTTACAGTTTTAGAAGCAGCAAAAAAAATTGATACTAATGTTGTTGCTTTTTCTTCTGATGGAATAATGGAAAAATATTGTAAATCAAATAATATTTCCCATAAAATTATTCCTCAGTTTCATTCTCCAAGAGCTTCTTTCACAGCCTATTTGTATGGAATGTTAAAAATTCTTAAACCCATTTTGCCAATTAATGAAACTGATATTCAAGAATCTATTGAAAAACTATTTGAATTAAGAGAAAAAATCTCTTCTTCAAATCTTTCTAAAGATAATCCTTCATTAGATTTAGCAGAGTGGATCAATGGAATTCCATTGATTTATTATCCATGGGGATTACAAGCATCTGCAATTCGCTTTAAAAATTCATTGCAAGAAAACGGGAAAACCCATGTAATTGCTGAAGATGTAGTAGAGGCATGTCATAATGGAATAGTTTCATGGGAAAAATCATCCAATGTTAATCCAATTTTGTTACAAGGAAAAGATGATTATGAAAAAACAAAGGAAAGATGGAGAATTTTAAAAGAATATTTTAATTCAAATGGAATAGAATACAAAGAAATTTTCTCAGAGGAAGGTAGCATAATAACTAAAGTAATTAATTTAATTTATCTTTTAGACTATACATCGATATATTACGCAATAATTCAAAAAATTGATCCATCTCCCATTCCATCCATAGATTTTATTAAGAAAAGATCCACATTGGGTTAA
- the mtnA gene encoding S-methyl-5-thioribose-1-phosphate isomerase — MNICKICLLTNQNIGIDSSLRTVEWKNNKVRMIDQTKLPNELVIVEFDDFNQVADAISTLVVRGAPAIGVSGAFGLALAVLQSNATTKDELISYLENAKKILFATRPTAVNLGWGLEKIMNIAKTGDSVEQIRELVISTAKKMADEDIEINKAMGKNGSILFDNNDTIMTHCNAGALATVAYGTALGVIRATRESGKNVKVIATETRPIQQGSRLTAFELKHDGFDVSLVPDTAVGYSMANGLVNKVVVGADRIVKTGHVFNKIGTYQVATMAKQHGIPFYVAAPLSTIDLETKAEDVIIEMRKGTEVTGIGEKKTAPDDIGVINPAFDMTPPELISGIITEKGVAKFPYEESIPKLFEANN; from the coding sequence ATGAACATCTGTAAAATATGTTTATTGACGAATCAGAATATTGGCATAGATTCATCGTTACGAACAGTAGAATGGAAAAATAACAAAGTTAGAATGATTGATCAAACTAAATTACCAAATGAATTGGTTATTGTAGAATTTGATGATTTTAATCAAGTGGCTGATGCTATATCTACATTGGTTGTTAGAGGTGCACCTGCAATTGGTGTATCTGGTGCATTTGGTCTAGCATTAGCAGTATTACAAAGTAATGCTACCACTAAAGATGAATTAATATCATATTTAGAAAACGCAAAAAAAATTCTATTTGCTACTAGACCTACTGCAGTAAACTTAGGTTGGGGATTAGAAAAAATAATGAATATTGCAAAAACTGGAGATTCTGTTGAACAAATTAGAGAACTAGTAATTTCTACTGCTAAAAAAATGGCAGATGAAGATATTGAAATTAACAAAGCTATGGGTAAGAATGGTTCAATTCTTTTTGACAATAATGACACCATAATGACTCATTGTAATGCAGGAGCATTAGCAACTGTTGCATATGGAACCGCATTAGGTGTAATCAGAGCAACTAGAGAAAGTGGAAAAAATGTAAAAGTAATAGCAACTGAAACAAGACCTATTCAACAAGGTTCACGATTAACAGCATTTGAATTGAAACATGATGGATTCGATGTCAGTTTAGTGCCAGACACTGCAGTAGGATATTCAATGGCAAATGGTTTAGTGAATAAGGTAGTAGTTGGTGCAGATAGAATTGTAAAGACTGGTCATGTTTTTAATAAAATTGGAACTTATCAAGTAGCAACAATGGCTAAACAACATGGAATTCCATTTTATGTTGCAGCCCCATTATCGACCATTGATTTAGAGACAAAGGCTGAAGATGTAATCATTGAAATGCGTAAAGGGACTGAAGTAACTGGTATTGGTGAAAAAAAGACAGCTCCTGATGATATTGGTGTAATTAATCCTGCATTTGATATGACTCCTCCAGAATTAATTTCAGGGATAATTACTGAAAAAGGTGTGGCTAAATTTCCCTACGAAGAATCAATACCAAAATTATTTGAAGCTAATAATTAG
- a CDS encoding PqqD family peptide modification chaperone, whose product MSTVSPQAIEESLKQCMDPEVPLNIVEMGLIYGIDVTENNDVNIKMTMTTQGCPLHETLVEDATRFAKKVPGVNNVKIDIVWEPAWSMDKMTEEGKLKIKNMGATMNTPAPINYETALPQGVGKLIQQEDGSMVLANEHEQGFMVNQAIVDFWKSCNGQRKVTDLVEVFAQQTGLQRKQVEKEVMQLLQQLRDGGLIAIAGQSDTPNVEFKK is encoded by the coding sequence ATGAGTACCGTTTCACCACAAGCAATTGAAGAATCACTCAAACAATGTATGGATCCCGAAGTTCCATTAAACATTGTAGAAATGGGATTAATCTATGGAATTGATGTTACTGAAAATAATGATGTTAACATCAAAATGACAATGACTACTCAAGGTTGTCCTCTTCATGAAACTCTAGTTGAAGATGCCACAAGATTTGCCAAAAAAGTACCTGGAGTTAATAATGTCAAAATAGACATTGTATGGGAACCTGCATGGTCAATGGATAAAATGACTGAAGAAGGAAAATTAAAAATAAAAAATATGGGTGCTACTATGAATACACCTGCACCAATAAATTATGAAACTGCTTTACCACAAGGAGTTGGAAAGTTAATTCAACAAGAGGATGGTTCAATGGTTCTTGCAAATGAACATGAACAAGGATTCATGGTCAATCAAGCAATAGTTGACTTTTGGAAGTCTTGTAATGGCCAACGTAAAGTAACAGATCTTGTTGAAGTATTTGCACAACAAACAGGATTACAAAGAAAACAAGTTGAAAAAGAAGTAATGCAGTTGCTCCAACAACTACGTGATGGTGGGTTAATAGCAATAGCAGGTCAATCAGACACTCCTAATGTTGAATTTAAAAAATAA